Below is a genomic region from Osmia bicornis bicornis chromosome 3, iOsmBic2.1, whole genome shotgun sequence.
TTGCCTCACCGTACAAGCATGATGATCGGTACCTCGAAAATTGTACCTGTACAAGTTCCGTCTCATTTCGCGCAACGTAAAGCACGAAATTGCGGGAATCGTTGGCCCTAATTACTTTTCTTGTCGGCTGCGTTTCGACGATCGAGACAAAACGGCGTGGGAATCGAGACGATGGAACCACCAGCTCGCGATTCGTAAAACCTTGCCATCAAGATATTAAGGTATATTAAAGTATAATGTAAGCGAATTAAGCGGACTTTTATTTAAGAGAAGGGCAGATGAGAAAAAAGGTAAGGTGAGGTAAGGTAAGGTAAGGTAAGGTATGGTAAGGTAAGGTAAGGTAAGGTAGGGTAAGGTAAGGGAAGGGAGGGGAAAAGAAGATGAAAACCGGAGCGGGAAGAAACGGCGTGGCGTGGACGGCCCTGAGATCGAGGTTGGATCGCGAGACAGCGTGGCCCCATCACAGTTTCACTTTATCTCTCTCTTCCGTGGACCACACAAGGTTATCGTGCGCCTGTGAACGCGCGTGTAAACGCCTGCGAAATCTCCTGGTGCGCGCGCGTTTGCATCACTGTCCAAATGGATCGTCGTACGAAGAAGTATTGTACAATCATGGATTCATCGCAGAAGCGAATCTTGACCTTATGGAAATATGCGAAAATTGCCATTTCTTCTCGTTATTCTTTATCATCGTCGTCTGTACGAAAGCGAAAATAGTTGTAATCGAGACACGGAGAAGAAGGAGATTTTAACGAGACGTCGCGTCGTGTCGCATCAGGGAATTGCCTGGCCCCAAAACCAAACCGGCCTATATTAGCTAAGAAGGTGTATTACGTATGCAGGCCGGTCGGTCTCGCTACCGCTCCTTTTCTCGCGtgcgatgaaattttcatcgtGGCTGCTTCTTCTGCTTCCCGGGATACTCGTGCGAAATTGTACGTCGTTTGGTGGCGTACAGCCATGCAATCTCAtaaattttcgtttttttttttttttcatcaagCTGGCTCGTGAAAACGAGAAAAATTCACCGATCTGAGATATCAACTCTCGACTTGTCGCCGTTTCAACCGTACGATCGTCGTAGAATATTCTCATTCGAAAGGAGCAACAATAATTTGGCGTGTGCGAAATAAGAAAGTGTCGTAATTTCGTAGAATTTGCAAAGATTTCCTGTACTTCCGTTCGATTCGTGTCCTGGATAGGGGTCACACGATTTACATGTGTTCGCTCCTTACATCGACGTGAATTTCTCTGGTTCTTTTCTAGGTGGTCTTCCACCTGATTGGAGAAATGACGAAAGTTATGGGCTCCCGTGAGCGGCATCAATCCCATCAAATAAATTACGACAACGAGACAGAGATGTATGCCCCGAGAACATACGAACGTACGATACTTCTTCCTCCCAATTACTCTCTTcgcttctctttttctctcgatACTTTATACTTGCTTGAAATTTGACCGATACAACTTCATCGGATCTGCCTATTCTTAAGAGATTGTTCTCTTGGCATCGAAGATCGTGTCTCGCGAAACGCGTTACCATCGAAATGATTAATGGTACGGTACACGTTCCGTTCGATCCATTCGTCGCGACAGTTTACGAATAATCAAATAAACCAGACGCGAAGAGAATTTTTCTGTTTCGAACGCGATCGAGTCGAGCcgaaaggaaaggaaattaCGAAATTTTACGTTCGAATTGGACACGTCCCAAAGCTTTCCACGGCTATTTCTCTTCCCAAGTTTCTCTTGGGACTAACGAGGCAACCGAAAGGCAACCCGCGTTACAAACAACAAACGATTCTCAACATTTTTGTCGATGCGCTTGCCCTGTTCAACTCGTTTCCAGCATGCTCGCGAATATCGACCGATCCACCGGATGACCCTTTGACCAACTACGATACATATTTACCGAATCTCGCGAAACATTCGAATTCATTCTCGAGCTGGACTCGCGTGTCCCCGATAATTGCTTCGCGACAACGTATTCGCTAATTGCTCCGCCCTGGACAACAGATAACAAGCGTTCGGAGAGAATTCGAAAAAATTCAACGAGTAGATAGACCAACTGGTCAGGAAATTCAGAATTACATCGAATCGACTGCGACTGTTCATTAAACGCAAAATTATTACCACTTTTCaagtttaaaaatatcaagACCCACAATTTTCATCTGTCGAATAGCGGGTCGCTATTGAACAGCTGCTGTCACTAAAGATTCGATGAAATTGATGGCTCTGTAGAAGgataaaaagttgaaaaattgacgATACAAAGGATTTCGCTGGCAGGAAATTGAATCGTTGAAAAGTAAGGAAAGATTCATGAAACGTCGAGCGGGGTTTCTATCCTTTCCGATATAATTCCAACTACATCGAGGCGATTAAGAATTCTCGTTTGTGGTAGGTAAGTTTGTTCGTTTCGTACAGTGAAAAAGGTAAAATTGTGGTGCAGAAAATACGCGAGCACGTCGGTGGAACAAGTATGTTTTTCCAGCCAGGTCGGCTTCCCTTTGGATTTATGAATGTGGCTCGTTGCGAAGGGACCATACTCGTTTCCTGGTTGTAAAGAGAGATATATGAACCTTATGGGACACCGTACATTAAACCGGCAACTGTGTACGCCTATGTGTACACACGTATGTACGTATGCGCGTGTGTATGTATCGAAAGAATACCGAACCGACTACGTTTCGACGGTGAGATTAAGCAGTTTGCCAACTTTTGATGCATCGATCGAAAAACTCCACTACGTGTTCGATGAGGATATTAAAGTTTCGATAAAATCTTCGACCGAGTTTCGCTAAACGTATCATACTCGACACCCTACAGACCGACAGCATTTAAATAGACTTTCATGCGGAAAACCAATTAACAAGGAGGATCACGCTGTTATAAATTTCTCCTTAGAATGTTTAATCATTATTGAGTTAAAAGACAGTGTAAAATGTGTTTTACTAGGAAAACTCTCGTTTTCTTGCGCACCATCGAAACGATCAGTTTCGCTGGAGGAAGACGGGACAAGGGAACAAAGCGGAAAGGAAACTTTGGCACTCGAGCAGAATGCCAataaaacagatgcaatttcCTGCGGGCCAAGAGTTTGCCGGATTGGATAGGAACAGAGTATTGTTGCGGTACGAAGGAAAAAAGGTGGCGACCTAGTTCGAATAGTTTCTATATACGTTATCCGTGACGACGTTTAGGCTGATCCGCATGAAAGAGCTGATTTCAGTAAAAGCTTGCCAACTGGATGTCACGGCTCGTGTCGCGATTCGTATTCAAACGTGAAAGAAACCTTTGCTTCGACGTCGACACCCGATTCTCTATGCCgttgaaaaagaataaaacgATAATTCGATATTTTTTAAGGTACCGCGTTTCAAACTGTTTTTTCAAGTTCGCTTTTCAATAGAAACGCGTCGATATTCTTCGGGTTCCTTTTGTTTTTCGGGTAAATCGAAATCAACATCGGGCGCACGTGCCTAAGCGATTAATGCCAATCAAGAGGCGGTTTCGCGTTCTGAATTCAAGATCGTGTTAACGCGAGCAATCGATAGGTCCGCAAACCGAGGCAATTAAGGATATGCACGAGCAAACAAGACCGCAAATCGTGAAACCGAGCCTTTCGATTTGAATGACCGATAAATGACATTCCGCAGGAGTCTGTACTACACTTTACATTCACGATGTGTCGTACTCTTCGAATTTGCGAGCCAGCATTTCGTCGTGTCGCATACGACGTACGTAAACCGTGACATTTTTTGCTGGAAAATTACCGAGACAGACTAAAAAGTATCCGGGATGGAAAGCTACCCCTACGAGTATAAGTGAAAATTCATTCCCTTTTCATTAGaacaaattttctttacaTACAATTTTTGAATGATTCCAAATTGAAAAAGTTCAACTTGGATTAACGCGACACATCGTAAATAACTTTTACGAGCACAAACTCCGAAACGATCCGATCCTCTGCCAACAGTTTCGGGTGTGCAGACCTCTTGTTAATGGAAAGCATCAGTGAGAACGAGTTTTCGCTTGTGTAAATTGTACCAGAATAAAGTGTCGTAATTATGTAAATAATCTGacctttttgttttcattctaATTTGAAATTCTCTATTAAATACATCCACGAATGCTCGATAATACAGATAACACGTTCCTGTAGAAGTTTATGCGACCCTTTTAAAAGGCGAAGTATTAGtcgaaataaagaaaagtgGAAAAACTCACCGTAATTTCAAGCAAATTCCTCTTTTTCCTCTCAGcaatttcttcttcgtgtaaACTGCAATCTTCGATTCTTCTATCGTCCTAAGCCGAAAACACCGACGCGTGTTCGCCCATAGGCatagtttcttcttctattGCCTCTTTCGTTCCGTCTTGTCCTCGAAGAAACGTAGGTCGTCGATGCCGACGACCAGGATGATAGCGACGACGaggaaacgaagaaacgaagaCAGTAGGGGTGTGTGTTAACGAACAATTCCAAATAATAGTCTGATGGAAAGTGAACTGGAGTCGAAGAAAGCGCGCTTTGTCGTCGAGGATTCGtaaaatcgatcgatcgatcgatcgttgcGATACTATCGAAAGATGTAGTCGCGGGGTTCTCGAGAAATTCGTTTAGCGAAAGCTCCGGTTCGCTCGGAGCGCAGTGGAGAACTGAGCAAAGTGCCGGCCGGTTGAGCAGCCAGGCGGGCTTTTCCAACCGGCTTAACCAATCGCTACATCTCTCTTCTCTCGCCTGCCCCTTTCTCTCTTGCTCTTTCACCTTTCCATCACCCTCTCGCCTCGAATCTTCCACAAACTGCCGAGTTAGCACCCTGCCGGTTTCTGTTTCCGCTTCCGCTTCCACTTCAACCCTATAGATGCGGCATCCCCTAGCCTTTCTACAATATCTCTTCAACGCTCCTTgcctttttatttatttttcctttccgTAGGGGTAGAAGTCTAAGTGCTAGTATCCCCATAAAATGTAAAGTAAAATTTGTTACAACAGCAGAATAGCCCTTCGAGTGGTGTAAAGTACGAACGAGTACAGTTCAACGAATTGCTCGCGAATATTTCGCTGCCAGATAAAGCACGAATACCAATTATTGGCTGTTGAGGAAACGAAGGATCACGTGCAAACGGTTTGCTGCaattgagaaaaataatactgaggaaagaacgaaaagatattgaaaagtCAAGTCGTTTGAGAACACGTTCACTGCTTTAATGCAATGGAATCAAGgggttaaattaaaaaaatgaatcttccgtatgtttaaaatttcatactGCAGCACTAACCACGACTATTTCTACTGTGCCGGACATCGCGTTAACGCGTATTTATTTTCACAGGAATTCTTCGAAGATGTGCCACATTGACAAATACGCTAGCTCGAGTCAATGAATGTAGCCTCGTTTGCCGTTAATGGGCAGCGTATTTACAAATAAagttttacaataaaaaattacgTCTCCTTGTGCAAATGCGCAGGAGACGAGTTGAAAACCGAGACACAAACCAGCCTGTTCACACTTATCAGTGTTTAAGATATGATCTTAATCGTATGGAAGGAAGCAGTACACGAGGTGACGGTCAAATCACGACCTCTTCTTGTTGGTTGACGAgatagagagaaaaaagaataaggaaACAAAGGTTGTGCCAAAGTCTACTTAGTTTGTGCGGCAAGCTGACATCGAAGAAAACGTGATCGAGGCCTTACTTTCGAAGTTGCCTGCAAAGCATACCTACAACCGATCGGGCTGCATGTGCTCCAGTCGCTTTCCTAACGACGAGACATGCTTTTACCAACGATGATACTTTTATGCGCGCGTGACGTCCCGTTTTCATTGACTCATTATCGCTcccctcggaacctcgaaccACCTACATAGGTGGTACCTACCAATTTCCCTTTAACCCTTCCCTCCTGGAAGAGTATGGATTCGCGAAAAAGAGATTGCAACCATCCGACCCGCGTGAAAGGATAACATATTGCTAAAATCAAGAAAATCCATTCCATTAGTGTAAAGAGAGAGTTCCAACAATTTATTCCTGTCATTCTGGAGTTCGTTTTCCTTTCGATGGTACGCGTTACGAAATCTGGAACGAAAGTTAAATATTTcgttttaaagaaaaaaattcgtCGCGATTACCATACTAAATATTCGATTAACTTTCTCTTAAATATAAACTGTATGTGCTGTACAAAGTTGTCATCTATTTACGTTGTCTACGCGAGCGGAAATCTAATGAATACCATTCGAAAGGATTGTTTTTGCTTCACCTTTGTTGTATCGATAAAAAGTAATGTATCAGGTGATAAACTAAAAGTACATGTATAAGTACttgttttaatttcttattaagGATCATTCCTGACCTTGGTTTTTCGTCGAAAGAGAGCGATCGAGACTTGTTCGACGAAAGTACTCGTACATATACTTACTTCCATACAAGAGGACCGGAAATACGAAACGAACCGAGGCGAGGCTGCGTGTCAATTTTACTTTCACAAACTCGtattacaattacaatttcGATAGCACAGTTCACGTTTGAATTACTTGTAACGCGTACAAGTAAACAGTAAAATATGGCTACATATGTTTAATtgacttttaaaaatttgatacgTTTGTAGTATTTCTACCGCTCAATTACGAATCCTTCGCGTAATAAATGATTAACAGGTTCAAACGAGGATTGGAGTTGCAATCGGAGTCTGGGGAAAAGATTGATAGTTTCTCTAACGGAGACGCATCGATAGATGTGATGTGTTGAACCACACCTCCGTTAGATTCTTCGACATGTTCGCTGCACTTTCTCCGTTCATTTGTTTTCCAAAAACGTACGTCCACGTTCATCGACATACTTTTTAAAAGGGGATCCCCATTTTACCGGACAAAATACCTCGCAATCCATTTAGCTGATTATAATTATCTAATTGAAAGGACAATATAgatgaataaaaagaaattaattaattcacaattttcaatataagCATGATTTATTAACGAATaagtataatattattaaattcataGAAACTCATTCGCGCCTTCTCTGCACAActtggaaaataatttatatttgttaCACTTATCGGTATGTAGAGTAAAATCGCGTCGAGGTACATCATGATTATGTTTTACTTTCAGTCGTTtaagtttaaaaatattctcttGCGTACACTTCGAAAATACTGTtcagtttaaaaaattattattagttaTAATAACTTATGTCAGTATACAATTCAACAGCAACTGTTCCATCTTATATTAATGGGCATCTCATTAATAGTAAGTGTCACAGAAATAAcggttgaaattttttaaataatttcttttttggaatgaataataaaaaaaatgatatttaaatacCACAGGCTAATCCTATGTACAAAcacaattaaaataaactaaatacacaacagaaaattcttttaagttttgcaaaataaattaaagagacaaataaataattttccacCAGCTCAGAAGAACATACAAAAAATAGGATTAACTACGCGCATACATATACAAAATGCATTATCTGTGCGTGAACGATTAATCCCAATCGAAATCTAACAAATGAGAAGAACAATAAGATTACATACTATTTTTAGGCCTAGTATGATATACAACCTGTTTAAAATTAGTTTTCACATGGTACAATTACCCCACTTTGATACATACACAGTATAATTAAAGCTAGCTAAATACAATTCTTCGGATGTAAAGTATCTTTAATAaaactaaatttaaattaaataaaaatatatattagaCTGTAAAGAggaacaataattattatctaaCATGGAAGAAACGAGCGCTATTCTACAACAAATAGACAAAATCCTTCCATAAACTCTGTTTCATTATCAACAACCTCAAATCCCTATCAGTTTCGATCCCGAATGTTTGTAATTGACGTGAGTTTATAAACTGGATGCTTCTATATCAGGAATGTTAAAGAGTCCAGCATCTTTCCAATAATAAACAGGAGGACCATTGGTAAAACAATACTTCATGGATAATGGTTCATCGTTTTCAACATAATacattaaatagaaattacacATTTCATCTGCTTTAGTACTACCTATATAGGTCCAAATATCTCGTGTACTATGCATAGTACAACGAGCCGCTATTTGATCTCCTTGTTCAGCTGAAACCCTATTATGTACAGGATAAAACATTTGAGGTGTCAGAGGATCTCTTTTGCCTAATTCTGTCCAGGTATAATCTGGTTTTATCAAATATCCAGATACTACTTTCCCAAGTGAATGTGTATGAGTTCTATATGCTATAGGGTGGATAGTTTTGTTCTCTTTTATCGTACAAGCAGTTTCCATATATGTTGTACTTCTAGGAGGTATAGCACCAGATGTTCCCAATAAAAGAACTCCAGCTAATTTATTCAATGGACGCAAAGTATAATGCAAGAATACACCCGAATCGTCGGTTCTACCATCTTTAAACTGATCAATGTGAGCATAATGAACTTGTAGaactaaatattttattgGAGAGTCTCCACCAACCTTAAAACCCACTCCTTCTGGTAAAATTAAAGTTGGTGCATCTCGAGCCCAAGCATACAATATCTATAAAatacattaattatattaatcatTCCTACATACAAAACTATTGTATTTTTGTATCCTATTACTTTGTATTAAATACCTGTGACTCTTTTGCGCAAGGAACCATTGTCTCCTCTTTATCATTCGTACGATGTCCCATTTCACCACAATTCCATATGGATTTTGAACTGCCAGGTTTACCACAAccatataaaattatatgatgGGCACTTGCCATTGTTGCATTTGGTTCAAAACCAGTTAAATAGTAATTTTGGGAGGGATCCACTTTAACTGGAgtacataaatataattcttcctaaaaatcataaaaaatatGCCGTAtgtgttttattatttaaataccaataaaatataagtaaGCAAGCAAACtatcgaataaaattttaatgacaACATGCATTTACCTTGTTTGGTCTAACATTTGGCATGAGTAACGCATACTTGTTTACACTATTACACTGTGTGAACTTAAAGAAAATCGCGAATAAAGTACAAATTATAAATGCGTAATCTCCTTTCATTTTTCGATTACTTTTAAAATGGATTTTAATGGACAACCAACAAGTCCACATGAATCCTTCAAACGTCACAGGGATCGATACGATACAAACCCACGCACAGGTAGTCGCTGACGTAGCAATGAGAAAATTGTATAAACGCCATCTGGCAAAACAGGCACATTTATTAGatacaaaatttttgtaaaatacatGTTCTAccaaataatttcaatacaCATTAgctacaaataaataatatacatatacataaattaCGGTATAAACACGtgtttatataacattattgGACGGAATCTAACTACATATGTACCTAGATGGCTACTATACAATCATGTATATGCATTACATACATACGTGTGTGTTTTTCATTCATACAatgtttcattcatgaaatCATTATCGTTCGAAATATTGAATGAAGTAATCATAATattatgaatataaattttcgCCAGATACTTACATTCGTATTTAAAAAGTTTAGTgtttaaaaagaatatatatatacttgaTCTAATTAAGTTTTATCAGTAAAAACTTTTACGAtgcattaaaattatttttatcttttattaatgaatatgTCGCGAATTTGATCTGTAAGCCATTCAATGCCTAATTGCAGTCCCTCTCCAGTGATCGCATTTGTTGCTCGTATATGCCAAGGTTTATTCTGTATGCGATCAAGACCGAGTCCAGCAACAAGTTTAACAGTAGTCAAAGAGTCAGGCAAATCCATTTTATTTGCCAAAAAAAGAATCGGTATTTTGCGGCCTACAACGTTTTGaatatagaaaattcaatttttaatatatatataccgcagttcaccagagtccataactgcgattCCCACtgcgcaggttggaagatggtggggcaacgcagcgagctctccgctaatcgctttccacttcgtttgggagtatcgccaatcagggcgaagatgcgtactggagatgcgcgaagaacgaaaactggtcttctcgcagttatggactctggtgaactgcgcatatatgtatctattattaaaaaatagcGAACAAATTTATACCTGCTACATCTGGATGTTGAAGAAGCATATCTAATTCTTCTTTAACAACAACTAATCGCAATTTGTCACTGCtatcgattataaaaataataccatGACAATCCTTATAATAATGTTCCCATAGCGATCTATGACGATCATGCCCTGACATATCGAATGCCgtgaaattaacatttttgACTGAAAAGAAATGATACTTTCACGTAATTAAACTTATCTTAATGTAGTTTTTTGATGTAGTAGTATAATGAATATAGTAATGCAATAAACGagtatatttaatattaattcctAACTTGATATTAATCCCAAATAAATGAGAATCACTGAAAGTAAAGATAGTATTAACTGTATATTGGCGCGATATCATTTAAAAGCGTCtgaatacaattttataaaatatcataTAAACATGGAAATGCATACAATTATTaacgatattattaataatgaaaatgatcGTGAAACAAATAAAGGTGAGTATAATGTTGGTTTAGTAAAACTAACCCCATAATACTATTGTcaaatataatgttatattatGATGTTCAATTTTAGAATCTGCAAACGAGTTAAAAAGCAAACTGAGAAggcaaatagaaaatttaaagtCTGTAATCTATCAAACTGAATGTAATTTAGGtatatcaaaattttcaaacactGAATGTTGTATTGTTGAATCAGAGATATCTAATCCTGTAAGTCCtaagaaaattctaaatatCGATGCACAGTTAGAATCTGCATTGTATAAGTATTCTGGTTTTTATTGTGTTAAGTATACAAAACAAGAAtgtgtatttaatttttcatcctTAAATAAATGTGacaaaaaaaatactttcgctgtacaaattttaatgaataaagagaaaattacATTAGGAAAATGGTTAATGCCAATGCCAATTGATTTAACTGATTTGATGTTAGAACTGTCCATTAAAGAGTTAAAAGACTTGccttatttttttaaaacttgCAAACATTATAATGATTGTTATTTTATGCGACATAAACAATTTGTTGGACTGATGGTAAGCCTGTTAATgatctattttttatttttttgtaatttgataCATATAATGAAGTATTAAACATATACTTTACTTTGTAGGATATTGTCtctgatacaaaaaattgcaACTTGCAAGCAAATTTACAATATAcacaaattaatttagaacTAATGAGAGTAtatgataaaattaatgataaatATATAGATATAATCATATATCTTCTatataatttcaatgaaataagaccacataaaattaaagtaGATTCAATGTCGAAGAACACATTACATCCAAAGacaataaaacatttaaaagtATCTTTAGCATGTTTTAAACAGTTTCATTTATACATAgcatttaagaaaatattgaataaaggACCATTTATATGGTCAAAAGAAGATGAAGATAGTCCACTAGAAATGAATGTATGTTGAAATTCtgattcatttaaaataaaaaatcattcatttcattttattaacatAATTATGATTACTTTTAGAATTCAGACTGTTCGGATAATGATGGATTATTGGCGGAGTATTTATTATCAAAACAAAAATCTTTAGATCTTTcaaaaaggagaagaaaagtAAGAAAGGAACAAAATACAATTAAAAGACAAAAGATTGATGATGTTTTAAATTTACCTAGTACCTCCAAAGATACTAGACATTCCAGATCATTTCAAGacaaaaacaaagaaaaagaacaagaaTTTGAGAATAGAAAGCAACATTCAGAAAGTGAAAATGACAGTGATATTACAGAATCAACACAACCTGTTAATAAATCAAATCGAAAGAAACCAAGGCAGAGAAAACTGGAATTtcataaggataaatcaaactTGCATGTAAAGAATGATGATGTATCTTCTAAGATAACAtcatttaaaaagaaaacagcTTACAAGAAACTAAATCAACCATTTACTAGTACTCCAAAACATGAAAAGAAGCAAGATTCTAAATTGATTATATCAAGTAACACTGACATTAGTGACATTACaataaatgcaaaataaaGTGAAGATTAActctattaataaaattattagataGGTACAAATGGAAAGGAACATAATGTTTTAT
It encodes:
- the LOC114872670 gene encoding peptidylglycine alpha-hydroxylating monooxygenase; the protein is MWTCWLSIKIHFKSNRKMKGDYAFIICTLFAIFFKFTQCNSVNKYALLMPNVRPNKEELYLCTPVKVDPSQNYYLTGFEPNATMASAHHIILYGCGKPGSSKSIWNCGEMGHRTNDKEETMVPCAKESQILYAWARDAPTLILPEGVGFKVGGDSPIKYLVLQVHYAHIDQFKDGRTDDSGVFLHYTLRPLNKLAGVLLLGTSGAIPPRSTTYMETACTIKENKTIHPIAYRTHTHSLGKVVSGYLIKPDYTWTELGKRDPLTPQMFYPVHNRVSAEQGDQIAARCTMHSTRDIWTYIGSTKADEMCNFYLMYYVENDEPLSMKYCFTNGPPVYYWKDAGLFNIPDIEASSL
- the LOC114872671 gene encoding ADP-ribosylation factor-like protein 6 isoform X2, with product MGLFDRLANLLGLKKKEVNVLVVGLNNSVKNVNFTAFDMSGHDRHRSLWEHYYKDCHGIIFIIDSSDKLRLVVVKEELDMLLQHPDVAGRKIPILFLANKMDLPDSLTTVKLVAGLGLDRIQNKPWHIRATNAITGEGLQLGIEWLTDQIRDIFINKR
- the LOC114872671 gene encoding ADP-ribosylation factor-like protein 6 isoform X1, with the translated sequence MGLFDRLANLLGLKKKEVNVLVVGLNNSGKSTVINNFKREDDRCIDIVPTVGYNVEKFSFKNVNFTAFDMSGHDRHRSLWEHYYKDCHGIIFIIDSSDKLRLVVVKEELDMLLQHPDVAGRKIPILFLANKMDLPDSLTTVKLVAGLGLDRIQNKPWHIRATNAITGEGLQLGIEWLTDQIRDIFINKR
- the LOC114872667 gene encoding uncharacterized protein LOC114872667 isoform X1, which gives rise to MRITESKDSINCILARYHLKASEYNFIKYHINMEMHTIINDIINNENDRETNKESANELKSKLRRQIENLKSVIYQTECNLGISKFSNTECCIVESEISNPVSPKKILNIDAQLESALYKYSGFYCVKYTKQECVFNFSSLNKCDKKNTFAVQILMNKEKITLGKWLMPMPIDLTDLMLELSIKELKDLPYFFKTCKHYNDCYFMRHKQFVGLMDIVSDTKNCNLQANLQYTQINLELMRVYDKINDKYIDIIIYLLYNFNEIRPHKIKVDSMSKNTLHPKTIKHLKVSLACFKQFHLYIAFKKILNKGPFIWSKEDEDSPLEMNNSDCSDNDGLLAEYLLSKQKSLDLSKRRRKVRKEQNTIKRQKIDDVLNLPSTSKDTRHSRSFQDKNKEKEQEFENRKQHSESENDSDITESTQPVNKSNRKKPRQRKLEFHKDKSNLHVKNDDVSSKITSFKKKTAYKKLNQPFTSTPKHEKKQDSKLIISSNTDISDITINAK
- the LOC114872667 gene encoding uncharacterized protein LOC114872667 isoform X2, whose protein sequence is MRITESKDSINCILARYHLKASEYNFIKYHINMEMHTIINDIINNENDRETNKESANELKSKLRRQIENLKSVIYQTECNLGISKFSNTECCIVESEISNPVSPKKILNIDAQLESALYKYSGFYCVKYTKQECVFNFSSLNKCDKKNTFAVQILMNKEKITLGKWLMPMPIDLTDLMLELSIKELKDLPYFFKTCKHYNDCYFMRHKQFVGLMDIVSDTKNCNLQANLQYTQINLELMRVYDKINDKYIDIIIYLLYNFNEIRPHKIKVDSMSKNTLHPKTIKHLKVSLACFKQFHLYIAFKKILNKGPFIWSKEDEDSPLEMNNSDCSDNDGLLAEYLLSKQKSLDLSKRRRKYLQRY